Genomic segment of Acidobacteriota bacterium:
ATCAGGCTGTCGTAGAGGGCGGTGTCGCCCTCGGCGGTGAGGCCGGCGAGGCCGCCGGCGAGGACTTCGAGGCTGTTGGTGAAGGGCACGGCGACATCCGGGCGCTCGTTGAAGGTGATCACCGCACCGCGGTCCTTGGGGGTGAGGACCTTTTCGAAGAAGCGCAGGGCGCCCTTCACCGCGTGGTCGAGGCGGGTGACCATGGAGGTGGAGACGTCGAGGAGGACGCCGGCGTGGATGGGCACGTTCTCCACCTGCTCGAAGCGGCGCAGCTCCTGCTCTTCTCCCTCCTCGAGGACCGTGAAGGCCTCCTGGGGCAGGTCGCGCACCGGCCGGCCGCGGCGGTTGAGGACGCTGGTGTAGAGCTCGACGATGTGGATGTCCACCTCGTCGACGATGTCCGGGGCGTTGACGAAGACGGCGTCTTCGGTGAAATTGCCGCCCTCCAGATAGCCGACGGCGCGGACGAAGGAGAGGGGCTCGTTCTCCGGGATCACCAGCGGCTGGATGAACGGCGGCTGGTAGAGGGTGGCGATCTTGTCGTCGTTGAGGAAGATCTCCACCCGGTCCAGGCGCTCGCCCTCGGGGACCTGGACCACGGCGTGGGCGCGCACGCTCTGGCTGTAGGTCTGGCCGCGCTGGGGCTCCACCAGGCGCACGTCGAAGCGGTGGGGGCCGGCGTTGATCACCACCTCGTCGGTGGCGAGGCGCTGGCCCTCGGCGCCGAGGGCGGTGGCGCGGACGGTGTGCACCCGGGGGGCCTCGCCGAGGTTGAGCTCGACGCTGTAGGGCGGGCGGCTCTTGCTGAACACCGGCTGGTCGTTGAGGCTGAAGTTCACCCGTTCGATGCCCTCGCCGCGGGTCAGGGCCTCCACCCGCAGCCGGCCTACCATCAGGGCGCTCTGGGGCGCCAGTACCTGGATGCTGTGGTCGCCGAGGGCGAGATCGGCGTTGGCCTCCGCGAGCAGGCGGGCGGAGGTGGAGGTGTCCCGGGAGCTGCCGGAGGCGACCTTCACCGACGGCGCGAAGTTCTCTACCCGCGGCACTTCCAGATCCATCACCTGGCGGAAGAAGCGCTCGCCGTTGAGATCCTCCACCTTGAGTACCAGCTGGAAGATGCCGGGGCGGAGGTAGCGCTGGAAGACCAGGGGGAGGATCTCCCGGGTCTCCCCGACGGTGCCGGGCTCTGTCGCTGAGCTGGCCTCCGCGGTGGTGGCGCTCGCCGGCGCGGTGTCCGGCGTCGAGGCCGGCTGGGCTGCGCCGCCTGAGGACGCAGGCTCGTTGGAGGCCGAGGCCGGAGAGGCGGCGGGAGACGCGGTGGGCTCAGGGCCGCCCGCCGCCATCAGCACCGCCTGGTCTTCGCGCAGGTTGAAGCGGTAGCGGAAGTGTTCGAACAGGCGGTCTTCGATGAGGATTTCGCCGTCGAGAACGAAGTTGTAGGAGGGGCGCTGCTCGAGGTCCGAGAGCTCCACCGACTCCACCGGCACCGAGATCAAGCCCTGGACCACCGTGCGGCTCTGGCTGCGGCCGGGGAATTGCAGCTCCACCTCGGCGGGGAAGGTCTCGGCGCCCTCCGGCAGGTCGGTGGAGAAGGCGACGAAGGTGCGCACCCATTCGTCGCCGGGATCGGGCATCAGGCCGCCCTGCTCTTCCACCAGGTTCCAATCCACCGTGTTGTCCAAGGCCGCCACCAGCTCGGCGCCATGCATACAGTTCTCTGAGATGCCCGCCAGCAGCTGGAGGTCCGAGGGCTGGGAGCCGACGGTCCAGTCGAGGAGCGGCTGCAGGCCGTCGGTGGGGTACCACAATTTGTAGGGAGAGTCTTCGCGGGCGCGTTCGCGGATGAAGATCAGGTGGAAGGGGAAGCGGATCTCCGGCGTGCCGTCGTAGCGCCACAGCTCCAGGCGCTTGAGGTAGTCGCTGCAGCGAATGGTGAGCCGCTGGACGGGCTCGCCGCAGAAACCCAGCATGCGCGCCCGGTCGTCGTTCGCGGCGTTGGTGAAAAGCTGGCGGGCGAGCTCCCGGTTGGCCTCCCAGCGCTCTTGGAATTCGTTGCGGGCGGTCTGGGGGAAGGGATCCCGCACCTGCCAGAAGCGGCGGATGAAGGCATCCCGCTGGTAGTCCTGGGTGAGGCCGAGGAAGACCGTCTCTTCCTCCTCGTTGATCAGCGCCTCGACCTCCTTGAGCCACGCCTGGTGACGGGAGGACATCTCCTGGGGTGCCCGGTCGAGGGTGGTGGCGGCATCCTTTTCCGGTTGCTCCGCCTCGGCGGCAGGAGGTTGGGCGGAGGCTTCGTCCTGAGGAACGGCCTCGAAGGCCACCAGCGAGGCGGCCAGCAGGACGGCGAGGAAGAATCGGTTGCGGAGCATCGAGGTGGCGATCTTAGCAGCCGGGACGGCTGTCCGAATCACCCGCGAGGATGAGAACAGGCCCTGACCGCCGATGAGGTGTAGGGGCAGGCCTTGTGCCTGCCCGCGTTGTTCTTCAATCTCCCGTGAAGGAGATTCTGAACTCGGGGTTGGGAGGCGCGAAGATCTCTGGGCGCGGGCGACCACGAGGGTCGCCCCTACCGGCCGGGTCAAGGTCGTTAGGGGCTGAAGCCAGCGAGCAATTGGGGCAGGTGTTTCCAGAATAGTCTCCAAGGAATGGTCCTCAGGGGTAGTAGCCGCTCAAAGTCTTGACCTCCAGGCCCGAGCGGTCGACCTTCAGCTCCACCTCCCGGAAGCTCGTCTCGCCGGTGGAGTTGGAGCTTTGGTAGGCGATGAGGTATTGGGAGCGCAGCTCTTCTTGAATGGTCTGGTAGATGGCGGCGAGCTCCGCCGGGTCGCGAATGAAGAAGGCCCGGCCGCCGGTCTCCTCCGCCAGCTGGCTGAGCTTGCGCTTGGCGCCGCCGTCCTTGGCGGCTTCTTTGAGGCCGATGGCGTAAAGGGTGACGCCGGCGCGGCGGGCGTACTCGAGGGTGTCGTCGAAGCTGAAGCGGCTGGCTTCGTCCTTGCCGTCGGAGAGCAGCAGCGCCGCCTTCTGGCCGCGGATGCCGTTGAAGTAGTAGAGGGTGAAGATGAGGCTGTCGTAGAGTGCCGTGCCGCGCTCCGCCTTGAGCCCCGCCAGGCCGCCGGCGAGGCTGTTGACCTCGTTGGTGAACTTCACCGCCAGGTTCGGACGGTCGTTGAAGGTGATGAGGGTCGCCCGATCCTTCGGGGTCAGGGTGTTCTGGAAGAAGCTCAGAGCCGCCTGTTGCACCGTGTCCAGGCTTTCGTCCATGGAAGCGGAGACATCGAGCATGATGGCGGCGTGGAAGGGTAGGTCCTTGACTTGCTCGAAGCGCAGGATCTGCTGCTGGACGCCGTCCTCGAAGACCTGGAAGCTCTCTCGGGTGAGGCCGTCCACGGGGCGTTTGTCACGGTCCAGAACGGTGGTGAAGAGCTCGACGAA
This window contains:
- a CDS encoding VWA domain-containing protein is translated as MLRNRFFLAVLLAASLVAFEAVPQDEASAQPPAAEAEQPEKDAATTLDRAPQEMSSRHQAWLKEVEALINEEEETVFLGLTQDYQRDAFIRRFWQVRDPFPQTARNEFQERWEANRELARQLFTNAANDDRARMLGFCGEPVQRLTIRCSDYLKRLELWRYDGTPEIRFPFHLIFIRERAREDSPYKLWYPTDGLQPLLDWTVGSQPSDLQLLAGISENCMHGAELVAALDNTVDWNLVEEQGGLMPDPGDEWVRTFVAFSTDLPEGAETFPAEVELQFPGRSQSRTVVQGLISVPVESVELSDLEQRPSYNFVLDGEILIEDRLFEHFRYRFNLREDQAVLMAAGGPEPTASPAASPASASNEPASSGGAAQPASTPDTAPASATTAEASSATEPGTVGETREILPLVFQRYLRPGIFQLVLKVEDLNGERFFRQVMDLEVPRVENFAPSVKVASGSSRDTSTSARLLAEANADLALGDHSIQVLAPQSALMVGRLRVEALTRGEGIERVNFSLNDQPVFSKSRPPYSVELNLGEAPRVHTVRATALGAEGQRLATDEVVINAGPHRFDVRLVEPQRGQTYSQSVRAHAVVQVPEGERLDRVEIFLNDDKIATLYQPPFIQPLVIPENEPLSFVRAVGYLEGGNFTEDAVFVNAPDIVDEVDIHIVELYTSVLNRRGRPVRDLPQEAFTVLEEGEEQELRRFEQVENVPIHAGVLLDVSTSMVTRLDHAVKGALRFFEKVLTPKDRGAVITFNERPDVAVPFTNSLEVLAGGLAGLTAEGDTALYDSLIYGLYYFSGISGKRAIVLLSDGEDVRSRYTYDDVIDYARRTGVAIYAVGIDLSGRSTDIRLKLQRLAGETGGRSFFIDDAQELEKVYESIQEELRSQYLLAYQSPAEGEDFRRIEVQVEGNGLTANTLKGYFP